The following proteins come from a genomic window of Paramicrobacterium humi:
- the prpB gene encoding methylisocitrate lyase, with amino-acid sequence MLYSTTDAASKRAAFRERLATGELLRLPGAFNPLSARLIERKGFDGVYISGAVLSADLGLPDIGLTTLTEVAARAGQIARMTELPAIVDADTGFGEPMNVARTIQELENAGLSGTHIEDQVNPKRCGHLDGKQVVDEDTAVKRIRAAADARRDPNFLIMARTDIRAVEGMGAAADRARALVDAGADAIFPEAMRDLAEFEAIRAAVDVPILANMTEFGKSELFTTQQLASVGVNIVIWPVSLLRMAMGAAGRALDTLTDEGSLTSQLGQMQHRADLYDLIDYESYNHFDSSVFNFTVTK; translated from the coding sequence ATGCTGTATTCGACGACGGATGCCGCGAGCAAGCGCGCCGCGTTCCGCGAACGCCTCGCGACCGGGGAGCTGCTGCGCCTCCCCGGCGCGTTCAACCCGCTCTCGGCCCGCCTGATCGAGCGGAAGGGCTTCGACGGCGTCTACATCTCCGGCGCGGTGCTGAGCGCCGACCTCGGTCTTCCCGACATCGGCCTCACGACTCTCACCGAGGTCGCGGCGCGCGCCGGGCAGATCGCGCGCATGACCGAGCTGCCGGCCATCGTCGACGCGGACACCGGTTTCGGTGAGCCCATGAACGTGGCACGCACGATTCAGGAACTCGAGAACGCGGGGCTCTCCGGAACCCACATCGAAGACCAGGTGAACCCCAAGCGCTGCGGGCACCTCGACGGCAAGCAGGTCGTCGACGAGGACACCGCGGTCAAGCGCATCCGCGCCGCCGCCGACGCGAGACGCGACCCGAACTTCCTCATCATGGCGCGCACCGACATCCGCGCCGTCGAGGGAATGGGCGCCGCCGCCGACCGCGCCCGCGCGCTCGTCGACGCGGGCGCCGACGCGATCTTCCCCGAGGCCATGCGCGACCTCGCCGAGTTCGAGGCGATACGCGCGGCGGTCGACGTGCCGATCCTCGCCAACATGACCGAGTTCGGCAAGAGCGAGCTGTTCACGACGCAGCAGCTCGCCTCCGTCGGCGTCAACATCGTCATCTGGCCCGTGTCGCTGCTGCGCATGGCCATGGGCGCCGCCGGGCGGGCGCTCGACACGCTCACCGACGAAGGCTCGCTCACCTCGCAGCTCGGCCAGATGCAGCACCGCGCCGACCTCTACGACCTGATCGACTACGAGTCCTACAACCACTTCGACAGTTCCGTTTTCAACTTCACCGTCACGAAGTAG
- a CDS encoding MmgE/PrpD family protein: protein MKTHHLRTHRSDENLPRTGQLAWAIAEVAADEVEVGDDVTEMVINRVIDNAAVAAASLTRAPVAAARAQALAHPVSVGGDGSTVFGREPGRRVSPEWATWANGVAVRELDYHDTFLAAEYSHPGDNIPAMIAVGQHVGSTGRDIVRGIATGYEIQIDLAKAISLHAHKIDHVAHLGPSIAAGLGTLLHLDREVIFQAIGQALHTTTATRQSRKGQISTWKAHAPAFAGKMAVEAVDRAMRGQTSPEPIWEGEDGVIAWLLDGPDASYEVPLPEPGEAKRAILDSYTKEHSAEYQAQAWIDLARKLHNEHPELLEPHAIRSVVIHTSHHTHFVIGSGANDPQKYDPTASRETLDHSIPYIFTVALQDGSWHHVDSYAPERAGRPDTVELWKRVTTEEDPEWTRRYHSLDPNEKAFGGRVEIALADGRTIVDEIAVADAHPLGARPFARENYIQKFRTLAEPVLAASEIDRFLEVAQRLPELTGEELGGLTFAAEPGVLAAIPTSKGLF, encoded by the coding sequence ATGAAGACACACCACCTGCGCACGCACCGCAGCGACGAGAACCTGCCGCGCACCGGCCAGCTCGCCTGGGCGATCGCCGAGGTGGCCGCCGACGAGGTCGAGGTCGGCGACGACGTCACCGAGATGGTGATCAATCGCGTCATCGACAACGCGGCGGTCGCCGCGGCATCCCTCACGCGTGCCCCCGTCGCGGCCGCGCGCGCTCAGGCGCTCGCGCACCCGGTGTCGGTCGGCGGCGACGGCTCGACCGTGTTCGGCCGGGAGCCCGGCCGACGCGTCAGCCCCGAGTGGGCGACCTGGGCGAACGGCGTCGCCGTGCGCGAGCTCGACTACCACGACACCTTCCTCGCGGCCGAGTACTCGCACCCGGGCGACAACATCCCCGCCATGATCGCGGTCGGGCAGCACGTGGGCAGCACCGGTCGGGACATCGTGCGCGGCATCGCGACCGGCTACGAGATCCAGATCGACCTCGCGAAGGCGATCAGCCTGCACGCCCACAAGATCGACCACGTCGCGCACCTCGGGCCGTCGATCGCCGCCGGCCTCGGCACGCTGCTGCACCTCGATCGCGAGGTGATCTTCCAGGCGATCGGGCAGGCGCTGCACACGACAACGGCGACGCGGCAGTCGCGCAAGGGGCAGATCTCCACGTGGAAGGCGCACGCCCCGGCGTTCGCCGGCAAGATGGCGGTCGAGGCCGTCGACCGGGCGATGCGCGGGCAGACCTCGCCCGAGCCGATCTGGGAGGGCGAGGACGGCGTGATCGCGTGGCTTCTCGATGGTCCCGATGCCTCGTACGAGGTGCCGCTGCCCGAGCCGGGCGAGGCGAAGCGCGCGATCCTCGACAGCTACACGAAGGAGCACTCGGCCGAGTACCAGGCGCAGGCGTGGATCGACCTCGCCCGCAAGCTGCACAACGAGCACCCCGAGCTGCTTGAGCCGCACGCGATCCGCAGCGTCGTCATCCACACCTCGCACCACACGCACTTCGTGATCGGCTCGGGCGCGAACGACCCGCAGAAGTATGACCCCACCGCGTCGCGGGAGACCCTCGACCACTCGATCCCGTACATCTTCACCGTCGCGCTGCAGGACGGCAGCTGGCACCACGTCGACTCCTACGCGCCCGAGCGCGCCGGCCGCCCCGACACCGTCGAGCTGTGGAAGCGCGTCACGACCGAGGAAGACCCCGAGTGGACGCGCCGCTACCACTCCCTCGACCCGAACGAGAAGGCGTTCGGCGGCCGGGTCGAGATCGCGCTCGCCGACGGCCGCACGATCGTCGACGAGATCGCCGTCGCCGACGCGCACCCGCTCGGCGCACGGCCGTTCGCGCGCGAGAACTACATTCAGAAGTTCCGCACCCTCGCCGAGCCCGTGCTCGCGGCATCCGAGATCGACCGCTTTCTCGAGGTCGCACAGCGCCTCCCCGAGCTCACGGGGGAGGAGCTCGGCGGGCTCACGTTCGCCGCCGAACCGGGCGTGCTGGCCGCGATTCCAACCTCGAAGGGACTGTTCTGA
- a CDS encoding GntR family transcriptional regulator, translated as MRASDRVYRALREEILDGRLEPGATLAEVEQAGRFGVSRTPVREAFGRLTADGLVAAASARALVVTEVSEHDVIALYELREALEVQAARLAAARRDRPVFADLHERFRDAAALVDAGESGIRRYYELVTELDAAIDEAADNGYLAQALRSVRLHSARIRRSARHNPQRLRAAAAEHLLIVAAIRDGDVALAGHATHVHLNLSRATVLATHGDDRVAS; from the coding sequence ATGCGCGCAAGCGACAGGGTGTACCGGGCCCTCCGTGAGGAGATCCTCGACGGCCGCCTCGAGCCCGGTGCGACACTCGCCGAGGTCGAGCAGGCCGGCCGCTTCGGAGTCTCGCGCACACCGGTGCGGGAGGCGTTCGGCCGCCTCACCGCCGACGGGCTCGTCGCGGCGGCATCCGCTCGCGCCCTCGTCGTCACCGAAGTGTCTGAGCACGACGTCATCGCCCTCTACGAGCTGCGCGAGGCCCTCGAAGTGCAGGCCGCGCGCCTTGCCGCCGCACGTCGAGACCGCCCGGTCTTCGCCGACTTGCACGAGCGCTTCCGCGACGCCGCAGCCCTCGTGGACGCGGGCGAGAGCGGCATCCGTCGCTATTACGAACTCGTCACCGAGCTGGATGCCGCGATCGACGAGGCCGCCGACAACGGCTACCTCGCCCAAGCGCTGCGGAGCGTGCGGCTGCACTCGGCGCGCATCCGGCGCAGCGCGCGCCACAACCCGCAGCGGCTGCGCGCTGCAGCGGCCGAGCACCTGCTCATCGTTGCGGCGATTCGCGACGGCGATGTCGCGCTCGCCGGCCACGCCACGCACGTGCACTTGAACCTCAGCCGAGCCACCGTGCTCGCCACTCACGGTGACGACCGCGTCGCCTCCTGA
- a CDS encoding malate dehydrogenase has protein sequence MTRPLTVTVTGAAGQIGYALLFRIASGQMFGHDTPVRLRLLEIPQAVRAAEGTAMELEDCAFPLLADVEVTDDVDVAFEDANVAMLVGARPRGAGMERADLLQANGGIFGPQGAAIAANAASDARVVVVGNPANTNALIAASHAEGVPAERFTALTRLDHNRAVAQLANETDATVGSVSGITIWGNHSATQYPDLSHATVGDRPARELVEESWVRDEFIPRVAKRGAEIIEVRGASSAASAANAAIDHVRDWVLGTPGDAWTSAAVVSDGSYGVPEGLISSFPVTSNGGDWKIVPDLDIDAFSRERIDASVAELVAERDAVRELGLLRER, from the coding sequence ATGACGAGACCCCTCACTGTGACCGTCACCGGCGCCGCCGGACAGATCGGTTACGCCCTCCTGTTCCGCATCGCCTCCGGCCAGATGTTCGGTCACGACACCCCGGTGCGCCTGCGCCTGCTTGAAATCCCGCAGGCCGTTCGGGCGGCGGAGGGCACGGCGATGGAGCTCGAGGACTGCGCGTTCCCGCTGCTCGCCGATGTCGAGGTCACCGACGACGTCGACGTCGCATTCGAGGACGCGAACGTGGCGATGCTCGTCGGCGCCCGACCCCGGGGAGCGGGCATGGAGCGCGCCGATCTGCTCCAGGCCAACGGGGGCATCTTCGGCCCGCAGGGAGCGGCGATCGCCGCGAACGCAGCATCCGATGCCCGTGTCGTCGTCGTGGGCAACCCCGCGAATACGAACGCCCTCATCGCGGCCTCGCATGCCGAGGGCGTGCCGGCCGAGCGGTTCACGGCGCTGACCCGCCTTGATCACAATCGCGCCGTCGCGCAGCTCGCCAACGAGACGGACGCCACTGTCGGGTCGGTGTCGGGAATCACGATCTGGGGCAACCACTCCGCGACCCAGTACCCCGACCTCAGCCACGCGACGGTCGGGGATCGACCGGCCCGCGAGCTCGTAGAGGAGTCGTGGGTGCGTGACGAGTTCATTCCGCGGGTGGCGAAGCGGGGCGCCGAGATCATCGAGGTGCGCGGCGCATCGTCGGCGGCATCCGCAGCGAACGCGGCCATCGACCACGTGCGCGACTGGGTGCTCGGCACACCAGGGGACGCGTGGACGTCGGCGGCAGTTGTCTCCGATGGTTCGTACGGCGTGCCGGAGGGGCTCATCTCGTCGTTCCCGGTGACGTCGAACGGCGGCGACTGGAAGATCGTTCCGGACCTCGACATCGACGCGTTCTCGCGCGAGCGCATCGACGCGTCGGTTGCGGAGCTCGTGGCCGAGCGTGACGCGGTGCGCGAGCTGGGGCTGCTGCGCGAGCGGTGA
- a CDS encoding PIG-L deacetylase family protein codes for MTDPDAAELTLLPDDWQRGLVLMAHPDDPEYGVAAAVACWTAAGKDVRYVLATRGEAGIAGLPPAESARVREQEQRRAITHVGVSELEFLDHRDGQLEYGIALRRDLAAVIRRHRPELVVTMNFADTWFPGAWNSADHRAFGRAVIDAVADAANEWIFPELTEQGLEPWADVRRIAVNAPTGRHAVEVSAGVDAAIASLAEHERYLAALSDAPVIEQARRQVQMATGGADAERPVVRFDVYG; via the coding sequence ATGACCGATCCGGATGCCGCAGAGCTCACGTTGCTTCCCGATGACTGGCAGCGCGGCCTCGTGCTGATGGCACATCCCGACGATCCGGAGTACGGCGTCGCAGCGGCCGTCGCCTGCTGGACGGCAGCAGGAAAGGACGTTCGCTACGTCCTCGCCACGCGCGGCGAGGCGGGCATCGCCGGGCTCCCTCCCGCCGAATCGGCACGTGTGCGCGAGCAGGAGCAGCGCCGCGCGATCACGCACGTCGGCGTCAGCGAGCTCGAGTTCCTCGACCACCGCGACGGACAGCTCGAATACGGAATCGCGCTGCGCCGTGATCTCGCGGCCGTCATCCGCCGTCACCGGCCCGAGCTCGTCGTCACCATGAACTTCGCCGACACCTGGTTCCCCGGCGCATGGAACAGCGCCGACCATCGCGCCTTCGGACGCGCCGTCATCGACGCCGTCGCGGATGCCGCGAACGAGTGGATCTTCCCCGAGCTCACCGAGCAGGGGCTCGAGCCGTGGGCGGACGTTCGGCGGATCGCCGTCAACGCGCCGACGGGACGGCATGCGGTCGAGGTCTCCGCCGGTGTCGACGCGGCCATCGCGTCGCTCGCCGAGCACGAGCGCTATCTCGCGGCGCTCAGCGACGCTCCCGTGATCGAGCAGGCGCGACGCCAGGTGCAGATGGCCACCGGCGGCGCGGATGCCGAAAGGCCCGTCGTGCGCTTCGACGTGTACGGGTAG
- a CDS encoding Fpg/Nei family DNA glycosylase gives MPELPEVHALVADLRRRLVGQIVERFDVLAVSALKTVAISPTALSGKSVDDVSRHGKFLDFDIGGDHLIIHLARAGWIKWRAGAPTTPARPGKGPLAARLVLAGGEDVAPGSGLDITEAGTKKSLAVYLVADPGEVPGIARLGPDPLDDEFTLDVFTHILAGAGRAQIKGVLRNQALIAGIGNAYSDEILHAARMSPFKPATMTLEEAALLYDAIRSTLMDAVTRADGLAAADLKREKKSSLRVHGRFGEPCPVCGDTIRQVIYTDSTFQYCPTCQTGGKVLADRVLSRLLK, from the coding sequence GTGCCCGAGCTGCCGGAGGTTCATGCGCTCGTCGCCGACCTGAGACGCCGGCTCGTCGGCCAGATCGTCGAGCGCTTCGACGTGCTCGCTGTGTCGGCTCTCAAGACCGTCGCCATTTCTCCGACCGCGCTCAGCGGGAAGAGTGTCGACGACGTCAGCAGGCACGGCAAATTCCTCGATTTCGACATCGGCGGCGACCATCTGATCATCCACCTCGCGCGCGCCGGATGGATCAAGTGGCGGGCCGGTGCGCCGACCACTCCGGCGAGGCCTGGGAAGGGGCCGCTCGCGGCGCGGCTCGTTCTCGCCGGCGGCGAAGACGTCGCTCCCGGGTCCGGTCTCGACATCACCGAGGCCGGAACGAAGAAGAGCCTCGCGGTTTATCTCGTGGCAGATCCAGGCGAGGTTCCGGGCATCGCGCGGCTCGGACCCGACCCGCTCGACGATGAGTTCACACTCGACGTGTTCACGCACATTCTGGCGGGAGCAGGGCGCGCCCAGATCAAGGGAGTGCTGCGAAATCAGGCGCTCATCGCCGGAATCGGAAATGCTTATTCGGATGAGATCCTCCATGCCGCCCGCATGTCGCCGTTCAAGCCTGCGACGATGACGCTCGAGGAGGCGGCGCTGCTGTACGACGCCATCCGGTCGACATTGATGGACGCGGTGACGCGCGCCGATGGTCTCGCCGCGGCGGACCTCAAGCGTGAGAAGAAGTCGAGTCTGCGCGTGCACGGCCGGTTCGGCGAACCCTGCCCGGTGTGCGGGGACACGATCCGACAGGTGATCTACACCGACTCCACGTTCCAGTACTGCCCGACGTGCCAGACTGGCGGCAAGGTTCTCGCCGACCGCGTGCTCTCGCGGCTCCTGAAGTAA
- a CDS encoding enoyl-CoA hydratase/isomerase family protein, with amino-acid sequence MTDEPPLLVRVENGVGHLTLNRPRAINAVTHRMITGIRDALGQWRVDPRVHAVLIDGAGERGLSAGGDIRQLRENKLADRANDTRDFWRDEYTLCAVIANYPKPFIALMDGVTMGGGVGVSAHGSIRIVTERSKVAMPETRIGLAPDVGGSWLLARAPGELGTYLGLNAATMTAADAILCGFADHFVPSERLEDFRSAVLAGEDPAETVARFSADPGPAPLETEREWIDACYSAASVPEILSRLRAHGSDAARAAAAELLVLSPTSVVTTLAAIRRARERDSFRELLDQEYRVSSWLLDQPDLVEGIRARVVDKDNQPRWNPASIDDVDPREVARVVG; translated from the coding sequence ATGACCGACGAACCGCCACTGCTGGTGCGGGTTGAGAACGGCGTGGGACACCTCACGCTCAACCGGCCGCGCGCCATCAACGCCGTCACACACCGCATGATCACCGGCATCCGCGACGCCCTCGGCCAATGGCGCGTCGACCCGCGCGTGCACGCGGTGCTCATCGACGGCGCGGGGGAGCGCGGACTGTCCGCAGGCGGTGACATCCGGCAACTGCGTGAGAACAAGCTCGCCGACCGCGCGAACGACACCCGCGACTTCTGGCGGGACGAGTACACCCTGTGCGCCGTGATCGCGAACTATCCGAAGCCGTTCATCGCCCTCATGGACGGCGTGACGATGGGCGGTGGCGTCGGCGTCTCGGCGCACGGCAGCATCCGTATCGTCACCGAGCGCTCGAAGGTCGCGATGCCCGAGACGCGCATCGGCCTCGCTCCCGACGTCGGCGGCTCGTGGCTGCTCGCCCGCGCGCCGGGGGAACTCGGCACCTACTTGGGACTGAATGCGGCGACCATGACGGCGGCCGACGCGATTCTGTGCGGCTTCGCTGACCACTTCGTGCCGAGCGAACGCCTCGAGGACTTCCGCTCCGCGGTGCTTGCAGGCGAGGACCCGGCTGAGACGGTCGCACGATTCTCGGCCGATCCCGGCCCTGCGCCTCTCGAGACCGAGCGCGAGTGGATCGACGCCTGCTATTCCGCCGCATCCGTCCCCGAGATCCTCAGCCGGCTGCGCGCTCACGGAAGCGATGCGGCGCGCGCGGCGGCCGCGGAGCTTCTCGTGCTCTCTCCGACGAGCGTCGTCACGACGCTTGCGGCGATCCGCCGTGCCCGGGAGCGCGACTCGTTCCGCGAGCTTCTCGATCAGGAGTACCGGGTGTCGTCGTGGCTGCTCGACCAGCCCGATCTCGTCGAGGGAATTCGCGCCCGCGTTGTCGACAAAGACAACCAGCCGCGCTGGAACCCCGCGTCGATCGACGACGTGGACCCACGCGAAGTCGCTCGCGTCGTCGGCTGA
- a CDS encoding SDR family oxidoreductase has protein sequence MATTDAPLTGKTIIMSGGSRGIGLAIALRAARDGANVALLAKTDKPHPKLEGTIHTAAQQIEDAGGRAIAVVGDVRNDDDIVRAVTETVGEFGGIDIVVNNASVIDLSRTLDLEPKRYDLMQDVNVRGTFMLSRAALPHLREAANPHILSLSPPLNLDPKWLGAHTGYTLAKYGMSLATLGLAAEFGRDGVAANTLWPRTTIKTAAVGNILGGDKMLARSRTPEIYADAAYEVLTKPAREFTGRSLIVEDVLDDAGVTDLSQYSPGVDESELFPDIFL, from the coding sequence ATGGCCACGACCGATGCGCCGCTCACTGGAAAGACGATCATTATGTCGGGAGGCAGCCGCGGCATCGGCCTCGCGATCGCGCTGCGCGCCGCCCGCGACGGCGCGAACGTGGCGCTGCTCGCGAAGACGGACAAGCCCCACCCGAAGCTCGAGGGCACCATCCACACCGCCGCGCAGCAGATCGAGGATGCCGGCGGGCGCGCCATCGCCGTCGTCGGCGACGTGCGCAACGACGACGACATCGTGCGCGCGGTCACCGAGACGGTCGGCGAGTTCGGCGGCATCGACATCGTCGTGAACAACGCAAGCGTCATCGATCTCTCACGAACGCTCGACCTCGAGCCCAAACGCTACGACCTCATGCAGGACGTCAACGTGCGCGGCACCTTCATGCTCTCGCGTGCCGCACTCCCGCATCTGCGCGAGGCGGCGAACCCGCACATCCTCTCTCTGTCGCCGCCGCTCAACCTCGACCCGAAGTGGCTCGGAGCCCACACCGGGTACACGCTCGCAAAGTACGGCATGAGCCTCGCCACACTCGGGCTCGCTGCCGAGTTCGGGCGCGACGGCGTCGCCGCCAACACCCTGTGGCCGCGCACGACCATCAAGACCGCCGCCGTCGGGAACATCCTCGGCGGGGATAAGATGCTCGCGCGCAGCCGCACTCCCGAGATCTACGCGGATGCCGCCTACGAGGTGCTCACCAAGCCCGCGCGTGAGTTCACGGGACGCTCGCTCATCGTCGAGGACGTCCTCGACGACGCCGGCGTGACCGACCTGTCACAGTACTCGCCGGGCGTCGACGAGAGCGAGCTGTTCCCCGACATCTTCCTGTGA
- a CDS encoding enoyl-CoA hydratase/isomerase family protein — translation MSDSILFEVSGGLGHLTLNRSARLNAIDADAAHRWRDLAREIVARDDVKAVLMDAAGPAFCAGGDVAAMATMGAAGDAITEFADVIHEGHRLLAETPKPIVAAVHGVVAGGGLGFMLTADYVVAGDAARFVSKYADIGLTPDCGVSTLLPEAVGTRRALELTLTPRTLSAAEALDWGLVNEVVPSAELTARAREIAKHWLAGATAAFGQAKRLIRAHRSYAEALDDEARTIGAAFDTPESRQRVAAFAAR, via the coding sequence ATGTCTGACAGCATCCTGTTCGAGGTGTCCGGCGGCCTCGGCCACCTCACCCTCAACCGGTCCGCGCGCCTCAACGCCATCGATGCGGACGCCGCTCACCGGTGGCGCGACCTCGCGCGCGAGATCGTGGCGCGTGACGACGTGAAGGCTGTTCTGATGGATGCCGCCGGCCCGGCGTTCTGCGCGGGCGGCGACGTCGCCGCGATGGCGACGATGGGCGCGGCGGGCGACGCGATTACCGAGTTCGCGGACGTCATCCACGAGGGCCACAGGCTCCTCGCCGAGACGCCGAAGCCGATCGTCGCGGCCGTGCACGGCGTCGTCGCAGGCGGCGGCCTCGGCTTCATGCTGACGGCCGACTACGTCGTGGCCGGCGATGCCGCTCGCTTCGTGTCGAAGTACGCCGACATCGGCCTCACCCCGGACTGCGGCGTCAGCACGCTCCTGCCCGAAGCGGTCGGCACGCGCCGCGCTCTCGAGCTCACGCTCACCCCTCGCACGCTCAGCGCGGCCGAGGCTCTGGACTGGGGACTCGTGAACGAGGTCGTGCCGAGTGCGGAGCTCACCGCGCGGGCCCGTGAGATCGCGAAGCACTGGCTCGCCGGAGCGACCGCCGCCTTCGGGCAGGCGAAGCGGCTCATTCGCGCGCACCGCAGCTATGCAGAGGCGCTCGACGACGAGGCCCGCACGATCGGCGCCGCCTTCGACACTCCCGAATCCCGGCAGCGCGTCGCCGCGTTCGCCGCCCGCTGA
- a CDS encoding 3-hydroxyacyl-CoA dehydrogenase gives MTLDGTSALVTGGASGLGNATARRLASRGIRVVIVDLPSSEGEKAAGEIDGKFVAADVTDPGQVQAAVDAAVELGTLRTVVNCAGIAPPAKVLGKQGPLPLEDFARIINVNLIGTFNVIRLAAAAMSQAQPNDDGSRGVIVNTASVAAFDGQIGQPAYAASKGGVHSMTLPIARELARYGIRVVTIAPGIMETPMLAALPPEAQESLGQQVPFPPRLGRPSEYARLVEHIVDNGYLNGETIRLDGAIRMAPK, from the coding sequence ATGACGCTCGACGGCACTTCAGCACTCGTGACGGGAGGGGCGTCTGGCCTCGGCAATGCGACGGCGCGGCGTCTGGCCTCTCGCGGCATCCGTGTCGTGATCGTCGACCTGCCGTCGTCGGAGGGTGAGAAGGCGGCCGGCGAGATCGACGGGAAGTTCGTCGCGGCCGACGTGACCGACCCCGGGCAGGTGCAGGCGGCCGTCGATGCCGCCGTCGAGCTCGGCACGCTGCGCACGGTTGTGAACTGCGCCGGAATCGCGCCCCCGGCGAAGGTGCTCGGCAAGCAAGGGCCGCTGCCGCTCGAGGACTTCGCACGCATCATCAATGTCAACCTGATCGGCACGTTCAACGTGATCCGGCTCGCCGCCGCCGCGATGTCGCAGGCGCAGCCGAACGACGACGGCTCGCGCGGCGTCATCGTGAACACGGCGTCGGTCGCCGCGTTCGATGGCCAGATCGGGCAACCGGCCTATGCCGCATCGAAGGGCGGCGTGCACTCGATGACGCTGCCGATCGCCCGCGAGCTCGCCCGCTACGGCATCCGCGTGGTGACGATCGCGCCCGGCATCATGGAGACGCCCATGCTCGCCGCGCTGCCGCCGGAAGCGCAGGAGTCGCTCGGTCAGCAAGTGCCGTTCCCGCCACGCCTCGGTCGGCCGAGCGAGTACGCGCGTCTCGTCGAGCACATCGTCGACAACGGCTACCTCAACGGCGAGACCATCCGCCTCGACGGCGCCATCCGCATGGCGCCCAAGTAA
- a CDS encoding TetR family transcriptional regulator encodes MDEIGNRPRRRGRPRKGATGDARARIADAAAAEFAEKGYDAASIRGIARRAEVDSALVHHYFESKAGLFAEVIDVPVRPDRIVSAAMDAPRSGLGESLARAVFSAWDKPNLRPIAVTMMRTALGSTAGSSLIRQFLLRELVEALAKRLRTDPGIEAGEARVRAELAMSQMAGVLMMRYVLGVEPLATLPLDALIARIAPVLQAHFDGTFRADS; translated from the coding sequence GTGGACGAGATCGGCAACAGGCCGCGGCGGCGAGGGCGCCCGCGCAAGGGCGCGACGGGCGACGCCCGCGCGCGCATCGCGGATGCCGCGGCCGCCGAGTTCGCGGAGAAGGGCTACGACGCCGCGTCGATCCGCGGCATCGCCCGTCGCGCGGAGGTGGACTCCGCGCTCGTGCACCACTACTTCGAGAGCAAGGCGGGGCTGTTCGCCGAAGTGATCGATGTGCCCGTTCGACCCGATCGCATCGTGAGCGCGGCAATGGATGCTCCGAGGTCGGGACTGGGCGAGTCTCTGGCCCGCGCGGTGTTCAGCGCGTGGGACAAGCCGAATCTTCGACCGATCGCCGTGACGATGATGCGCACGGCCCTGGGGAGCACGGCGGGCTCGTCGCTCATCCGGCAGTTCCTGCTGCGCGAACTCGTCGAGGCACTTGCGAAGCGACTGCGCACCGATCCGGGCATCGAGGCGGGAGAGGCGCGTGTGCGTGCGGAGCTCGCGATGAGCCAGATGGCGGGAGTGCTCATGATGCGTTACGTCCTCGGCGTCGAGCCTCTTGCGACGTTGCCGCTCGATGCACTCATCGCCCGCATCGCCCCTGTGCTGCAGGCGCACTTCGACGGCACATTCCGCGCCGACTCTTGA
- a CDS encoding ABC transporter ATP-binding protein, translated as MMNSSVEIERLVVRRGRATVIDGLDLRIPRGAIVGLLGPSGSGKTTLMRSIVGVQAVRSGTVTALGEPAGAASLRPRIGYMTQQASIYDDLTVRQNLRYFARVQGAPASEVDRVIERTDLTGQRDQLCRALSGGQAGRVSLAIAMLGGPELLVLDEPTVGLDPVLRAELWTLFRSLADDGATLLVSSHVMDEAARCDRLLLMRDGAIIEDTTPSDLLASTGARDAEEAFLRVIEAHAKSSDAAPPEAAASDHPRHGRHAGGAQ; from the coding sequence ATGATGAATAGTTCGGTCGAGATCGAGAGGCTCGTCGTTCGGCGTGGACGCGCGACGGTGATCGACGGCCTCGATTTGCGCATCCCGCGCGGCGCGATCGTGGGTCTTCTCGGACCGAGCGGCAGCGGCAAGACGACACTCATGCGCTCCATCGTCGGCGTGCAGGCGGTGCGCTCGGGAACGGTGACCGCGCTCGGCGAGCCGGCCGGAGCGGCATCCCTTCGTCCTCGTATCGGCTACATGACTCAGCAGGCGAGCATCTACGACGATCTCACCGTTCGGCAGAACCTGCGCTACTTCGCACGGGTGCAGGGCGCACCCGCCTCTGAGGTCGACCGGGTCATCGAGCGCACAGACCTCACCGGCCAGCGCGACCAGCTGTGCCGGGCGCTGTCCGGCGGCCAGGCGGGGCGTGTGTCGCTCGCGATCGCCATGCTCGGCGGCCCGGAGCTGCTCGTGCTCGATGAGCCGACCGTCGGCCTCGACCCCGTGCTGCGCGCCGAGCTGTGGACGCTGTTCCGTTCCCTCGCCGATGACGGGGCCACCCTGCTGGTCTCGAGCCATGTCATGGACGAAGCCGCGCGCTGCGACCGGCTGCTGCTCATGCGCGACGGCGCCATCATCGAGGACACGACGCCTTCGGATCTGCTCGCGTCCACGGGCGCGCGGGATGCCGAGGAGGCGTTCTTGCGGGTGATCGAGGCACACGCGAAGAGTTCGGATGCTGCCCCACCCGAAGCGGCGGCATCCGACCATCCCCGGCACGGCCGCCACGCGGGAGGCGCCCAATGA